GCAGGTGGACTGCCGGGTCCGCCGAAGGGCTCGCTGCGCGGGTGGTGGGGCTAGGGCGACTTCTTCCACAGCGTTGCCTTGAGGGCGACGGTGCCGCCCCAGGGCTCCGGAGGGCCGAGTTCCGTCACCTCCAGCATGCCCACGTTGCCGTTGCCGGTGAGCGCGCACAACCTGGTGCCCACCTCGATGCGGGACGCGGTGCCGACCGGTTCGTCCCTGCCCATCGGTTGGGTGTCCACGGCGTCGAGGCACTGTTCCGGTGTGGTGGCGGTGGTGCCGAAGCCGAGCTTGGCGCCGTTCTTGGTCAGCACCGTCGTGAAGCGGCCGTCGTCGTCGTAGCTGAACTCGGCGGCGGCTTCGATGCGGTCGACCGCCGGGGAGCCGGACGAGTCCACCGATGGCTTGTCCAGGTCGACGAACGCGCGGCGGCCCAGTGCGCCGGCGGGGAGTGCCAGTGGTTTGTCGCGGTACACCTCGACGTACCCGGGTTTGGTGGTCGTGGTCGTGGTTGCCGCTGCCGGAGCCGCGGTGGCCGCCGAGGTCGTGGTGGGTGCCTCGGCGGAGGGCGACTGGGGTTTCAGCCACGCGGCCAGCGCGATGAACAGCCCCACCACGGCCAGTGCCGCGCTCACGACACCCGCCACCGCGCCGATCTTCTGCCAGTCCACGTCGTCCTCCCGGTCGAGTGTCGGACGCATCTTGGCGCGTGGCGGCTCCGCTCGCCGCCGAATTCGATCAGACCCTCTTGTAGAACAGCGTCGTCGGCCGCAGCACCCCGCTCGGGTCGGCGGCGTAGTCCGGGATCACGCCCGCCTCCGTCCACCCCGCCGACCGGTACAGCCCCTCGGCGGGCGACCCGGTCTGGGTGTCCAGCACCAGCAGGGACGCCCCGTGCGCCGCCGCGCCCTTCTCGGCGGTCGCCAGCAGGTCACGGCCCAGGCCCCGGCCCCGGAAGTCGCGGTGCACCAGCAGTTTCAGCACCTCGGCGCGGTGGGTGCCGTTGGGGGTCGTCACCGACGCCACCTGCACGGTGCCGGCGATCCGGCCGTCCACGCGGGCCACCCACACCGACAGCACCCCGTTGGCCACGGCCGCCGCCCGCGACTTCCACCACGCCGCGGCCCGACCGTGCGGCAGGGGAGCCAGGAAGCCCACGGACGCGCCGCCGTCCACCGCGTCCACCAGCAGGTCCGCCAGGTCGTCGGCGAAGGCCAGGACGTCGGCGGACAGCAGCTCCTCGACCCCGGTCACGGCTGGGCGTGCTCGTGCAGCAGGAGCAGGGTGTAGGCGGCGATCGACTGGGCGTCGGTGATGTCGCCGCGCGCCACCATCGCCTCGAACTCCGCCCGCGGGAACCACGCCGAGCGCATGTCCTGCTCCTCGGGCTCCCGCTCGTGGAAGCCCTCGGTCAGCTCGGTGGCCAGGAACACCCGGCCGCGCTGGCTGGACATGCCCGGCGCCACGTCCAGCAGCCCCAGTTCGACCAGCTTCCCGGCGCGCAGCCCGGTCTCCTCGCGCAGCTCGCGCTCGGCCAGCGCGAGCGGGTCGGTGTCGGCGCGTTCCGGGGCGGTGCCCTGGGGGAACTCCCAGCGCCGCATGCCCAGCGGGTAGCGGTACTGCTCGACCAGCCGCAGCCGTTCCCCGTCCAGCGGGATGACCAGCGCGTAGTCCGGCTTGTCCACCACGCCGTAGATGCCGGTCGTGCCGTCGGCGCGCCGGATCGGGTCCTCGCGGACCGTCATCCACGGGTTCGCGTACACCTCGCGTGATCCGAGGGTCTCCACGATCACTCTCCCTGTGCCAGCTGCGAGCGCCTGCGCCCGTAGGCGAAGTACACCACCAACCCCACCACGGACCAGATCCCGAACGCCAACCAGGTCACCGGCGCGAGCCCCGCGACGAGCAGCACGCACATCGCCAGCCCCAGCAGCGGCACCACCGGCACCCACGGCGTGCGGAAACCGCGCGGCAGGTCGGGCCGGGTCCGCCGCAGCACGATGACACCCACGTTGACCAGGCCGAACGCCACCAGCGTGCCGATGCTCGTGGCCTCCGCGAGCTGCCCGAGCGGCACCAGTGCGGCGAGCACCGCGACCGCCACGCCGACGATGAGCGTGTTCGCGGTGGGCACCCGGCGCGGTCCGATCCGGGCGAACACCGGCGGCACGAGCCCGTCCCGGGACATCGCCACCAGCACCCGCGTCTGTCCATAGAGGACGGTCAACACGACGGACGCGATGGCGACCACCGCACCCGCCGACAGCACGACCGACGGCCACGACGCCCCGGTCACGTGCTGCAGCACGGTGGCCAGCGATGCGTCCGACCCCTCCAGCACCCCGATCCCGACCGCGCCCACGGACGTCAGCGCCACCAGCACGTACACCACGGTCACGATGGCCAGCGAGATCACGATCGCCCGCGGCAAGTCCTTCTGCGGGTTGCGCGCCTCTTCACCGGCGGTCGAAGCGGCGTCGAACCCGATGAACGAGAAGAACACCAGCGAAGCGGCACCGGTCACGCCCGCGACCCCGGCCGGCGCGAACGGCGTGAGGTTCTCCTGCTGGAACCCGAACACCGCGACCGCGACGAAGAACAACAGGACGGCGACCTTCAACACGGTCGTCACCGTCGTGACGAGCGCACTCTCCTTCGCCCCACCCAACAACACCGCCGTGGCCAACAACACCACGACCGCCGCCGGCAGGTTCACCACGTCCCCGGACAACGCGGCCGGCAGTTGCCACCCCACGGTCGCGTACAGGAACGCGTTGAGGTACCCGCTCCACCCCACCGCGACCGCCGCCACGGACACGCCGTACTCCAGCAGCAGGCACCACCCGCACACCCACGCCACCAACTCGCCCAGCGTGGCGTAGGTGTAGGAGTAGGCGGACCCCGACACCGGCACCGCACCCGCCAGTTCGGCGTAGGACAAGGCGGAGAACAACGCGGCCAACGCGGCCACGACGAACGACACCGCCACCGCCGGCCCGGCGACCGGCGCGGCCTGCCCGAGCACCACGAAGATGCCGGTGCCCAGCGTCGCGCCCACGGAGAGGGCGACCAGCGGGACCAGCCCCATCGTGCGCCGCAGACCGGTTTCGGGCGTGCGTTCCACGGGTTTGGTGCGAAGCAGTGACACGACGCCCGACGGTACCTGCCGGTGCCCTGCCCCTCGCACCCCGTAGCCTGTCCGACCGTGCGCCTCGTCATCGCTCGCTGCCAGGTCGACTACGTCGGACGCCTCACGGCCCATCTGCCGATGGCCCAGCGCCTGCTGCTGATCAAGGCGGACGGCTCGGTGTCCATCCACTCCGACGACCGGGCGTTCAAGCCGCTGAACTGGATGAGCCCGCCGTGCTGGCTCATCGAGGACCCGGACATGTGGGTCGTGCAGAACAAGGCGGGCGAGAAGCTGATCATCACCCTGGCCGAGGTCCTCCACGACTCGAAGCACGAGCTGGGCCCCGAACCGGGCCTGGTGAAGGACGGCGTCGAAGCGGACCTGCAAAAACTCCTGGCCGAACACGTGACGACCCTCGGCGAGGGCTGGACCCTGGTCCGCCGCGAGTACCCCACGGCCATCGGCCCGGTCGACCTGATGTGCCGCGACGAGACCGGCGCGTCGGTGGCGGTCGAGATCAAGCGCCGCGGCGAGATCGACGGCGTCGAGCAGCTGACCCGCTACCTGGACCTGCTCAACCGCGACCCGCTGCTCGCCCCGGTGCGCGGCGTGTTCGCGGCGCAACAGATCAAGCCCCAGGCGCGGACGCTCGCCGAGGACCGCGGCATCCGGTGCGTGGTGCTGGACTACGACGCATTGCGCGGCATCGAACCGGACGAGTTCCGCCTGTTCTGACCGGCCGCCCGGTCACCCGATCCGCCCTACCACTCGAACCGCCCGGTCACCCGACCCGCCTGGCCGTCACTCGAACGGGTGACGGCCTCGCGCCGGCTGTATCCGGGTGGTTCCCCGGTTGCTCATTCTGGTGCAGCGGATTGTGCTGACCGGCGGAGGGCGTCATGGCGGCTCGGCTCGTGGTGGTGAGGCCCGCCTCGTTGAAGGGGGCGGCGTTCGTCGTGGCCGCCGAGCGGGCCGTGGTCGGGCGGGCCGGTGGGGTGGACATCCGGATCCCCGACCGGTCGGTCAGCTCGTGCCACGCGGCGCTCGTGCGGCGGGGTGGGCGGGTCGTGGTCGAGGACCTCGGGTCCACCAACGGGACCGCCGTCAACGGGAGCACGGTGTCGGTCGCCCGCCCGCTCCGGCACGGTGACGTGGTCGGGTTCGGCGGCGTCGAGCTGCGGTTCGAGGAGTCCTACGACGGCACCGCCACCGGGCTGTACGAGCCGGTCCGCGAACCGCGCGGGGCGCACTTCGAGATCCCCGAGCAGCGCGCGGACGTGATCAACAACGTCGGGCGCGACCAGTACGTCCTGCAGCAGCGGGACGGGTTCCTGCGCGAGATCGCCGCCACCCGCACCCGCGCCACCCGCCTGATCTGGATCGGCGCGGCGATGATCGTGGGCGGAGGCGCTGTGTTCGCCGCGATGATCCTGCGGACGATGAGCGACCTGGGCGAGGCCCTCGACCTGCCGGCCGAGCCCGGCGTCATGCCCGACTTCCAGTTCGACTTCATGGGCCCGCGGGTCGGCGGCATGCCCGTCGGGCTCATCGGCTGGGCGGTCTGCGGGATCGGCAACGTGCTGCTGATCGCGGGGATCGTGCTGCACGTCGTCGCGACCGCGCGCAAGCGCAAGGTGGACGCGCGTTTTCCGGTCCGCCACCACTGAGGAGGCAGCAATGGCCATCAACATCGGCAGCCAGCACGCCGGAGTGATCAACAACGCCGAGGGGAACCAGACCGTCCACATCGGCAACGCCACCTACAACGCCCTGGTCGACCGCGTGCGCGAGGAGGTGCGGAACGTGCCCCTGCCGCCCGCCGTCCGGGCGGAGGTCGATGCGGAGCTCGACGCCGTGGGCGGCGACCCGAGCCAGGCGGTCGGGCGCGTCGGCCGGGTCGTCGGCCTGCTCCGGTCGGCGGGCGCGCTGGCGGGTGCCGGTGGCGGCTTGGCGTCGGCCCTGTCCGCATTGATCGGGTCTTTCGGCGCGTTGGGTGAGCCGCTCGCGGCAATGCTGCCGTAGACATCGGCCGTTCGGCCGCGTGGCAGGGTGAATTCGCCGATATACGCTTTACGCCCCCCGGCGAAATCACCCTGGAGAGTGCGCGGTGCGCGGACGAAGACGAAGATCCGGCTGGGTCGTCTTGATCTTTTCCGGGGTTCTCCTCGGGTCCGGCTGCGCCGCCGAGGACGACGTCCTGCCGCCGCTCGTCCAGGGGTCCAGTTCGGCCGTCGTCGCGTCGGCGCACCTCGCGGCGCAACCGTTGTCCGGCAAGGCCGGTGGCGAGGTGCGGCTCAGCGGTGAGGGGTACCCCGCGAACGCGCGAGTCGTCTTCACGTTCCACGGGCAGCGGGTCGGGGACACCACCACCGACGCCGCCGGGCGCTTCGCCGACATCGCGGTGCGGGTGCCGGAATCATTCCGCGATTCCACGCCCGGCGCGCAATTCCTCATCGGCGCGACCGCCGGTCCCGTCTACGCGGAAACACCGTTCGTGCTCACCCGGTAACGCTCGAACTCGGCCAGGTCCACGTGCGCGGTGACCAGTCCCGCGTCGATGCGGCCCGGGTACACGCGGCGGTCGGTCCACTGGCGGAACGCGATGCCGTCGCGCATGGCCGACGCCGGGCCGTGCAGGACGTAGCCCGCCGCCGCCTCGCGGGACAACAACGGGTGCACCAGGTCGGGTGGGCCCGCGCACCACGTGCGCTCGAAGCCGGCCACCGATGCCGCGCCCTCCAGGTACTCCGCGGCCAGGGACGCGGGCACCCCCGGCACGGTCGACAGCACGAACACCAGCGGCAAGTGGTCGGGGTAGTCCTCGGCCGCCGCGTCGGTCACGGCGGCCAGGGCGTGCCCGTACCCGGCGTCCCGCCCGCCGCGCGCGTCGGCCTCGCCGAGCCGGTGGTAGAGCAGCACGAGCCGCCCCGCCGCGCGGTGCCGTGCCAGCGCGCCGGGTTGGTGGCTCACGCAGCGCGGGTTGGTCGGGTAGCCGACGGGCCGGAACAGGAACCGCAGGTCGTAGCCGCCGGTTCGGGTGTACTGGGCCAACTCCCACGGCATGAGCTCGCGGGCCGTGTAGTCGACGCCGTACGCGGTCGCTTCACCTGTTGGGGTCACGCCCGGGACTACGGGGTTTAGGCCCGGGTAGTTCAGATCGGCGAGATCCACTCCGGTGCACTAGCGTCAGCCAGATCGGGTGTGCGGTAGTGTCCGATGTTGTTCGAGATTGTTGAATGGGGAGGTGGGCGACGGTGCCCGTGCTCGCTGAGGCAGACCTCCGGCTCGACGCCGGTCCGCTCGACTACGCGCTGCTCGCGGTCTACTTCGCGTTCGTGCTGGGCATCGGCTTCCTGGCCCGCCGCTCGGTGTCCTCCAGCCTGGACTTCCTGCTCTCCGGCCGCTCCCTGCCCGCGTGGGTCACCGGCCTGGCCTTCATCTCCGCCAACCTCGGCGCGATCGAGCTGCTCGGCATGGCGGCCAACGGCGCGCAGTACGGCATGGCGACCGTGCACTACTACTGGATCGGCGCGATCCCGGCCATGGTGTTCCTCGGCCTGGTGATGATGCCCTTCTACTACGGCTCGAAGGTCCGCAGCGTCCCGGAGTTCCTGCGCCGCCGCTTCGGCAAGGGCGCGCACCTGGTCAACGCCATCAGCTTCGCCGCCGCCCAGGTGCTCATCGCGGGCGTCAACCTGTACGCGCTGGCCTTCCTGCTCAACCTCATGCTCGGCTGGCCGATCCCGCTGTCCGTCGTGATCGCGGCGGCGATCGTGCTCACCTACACCACCCTGGGTGGCCTGTCCGCCGCCATCTACAACGAGGTGCTCCAGTTCTTCGTGATCGTCGCCGCGCTGCTGCCGCTGACGATCGTCGGCCTGCACAAGGTCGGCGGCTGGCAGGGCTTGGTGGACAAGGTCACCGGCGGACCGGGCGGGGCCGAGCAGCTCTCCGCGTGGCCCGCGACCGAGCTGACCGGCATCCAGAACCCGGTGCTCAGCGTCATCGGCATCGTGTTCGGCCTGGGCTTCGTGCTCTCGTTCGGCTACTGGACGACCAACTTCGCCGAGGTGCAGCGCGCGCTGTCGGCCAAGAGCATGTCCGCCGCCAGGCGCACGCCGATCATCGGCGCGTACCCCAAGGCGCTCATCCCGTTCGTGATCATCATCCCGGGCATCATCGCGGCGGTCGTGGTGCCGGAACTGGCCGCGCTGAAGTCCGGCGGGGACAGCGGCGGCATCGTCTACAACAACGCCCTGCCCGCGCTGATCGGCGAACTGCTGCCCAACGGCATGCTCGGCATCGCCATCACGGGTCTGCTGGCGTCGTTCATGGCCGGCGTGGCGGCCAACGTGTCCTCGTTCAACACGGTCTTCACCTACGACCTCTGGCAGGACTACATCCGCAAGGACCGGCCCGACGAGTACTACCTGCGGATCGGCCGGCTGGCCACCATCGGCGGCACGCTGGTCGCCATCGGCACCGCGTTCCTGGCCGCCGGCTACGGCAACATCATGGACTACATCCAGGCGCTGTTCTCGTTCTTCAACGCGCCGCTGTTCGCCACGTTCATCCTGGGCATGTTCTGGAAGCGCATGTCCGCCGCCGCCGGCTGGTCCGGCCTGGTCGCGGGCACGCTCGCCGCCGTCGTCGTGTTCGTGCTCGCCGAGACCGGCGCGGTGGACCTGCCGGGCCAGGGCGCGAGCTTCGTCGGCGCGGGCGCGGCGTTCGTGGTGGACATCGTGGTCAGCGTCGCGGTCACGATGGCGACGCGGCCGGTGCCGGAGAAGCAGTTGGTCGGGCTGGTGTGGAGCCTCACGCCCAAGGAGGACCGGCGGCACTCCGCGACCGGCGAAGACGCCGGCTGGTACCGCTCGCCCGTGCTGCTGGGCGTCGGGGTGCTGGTGCTGACCGTCGTCCTCAACATCGTCTTCGGCTGACCGGGAGGGATCGACATGGTGCGCAAGGCCGGTCTGTTCGACCTGCGGCTGGTGATCGCGATGCTGTTCGCGGTCTACGGGGTGGTGCTGGTGGTGGTCGGGCTCGGTTTCACCGAGGAGGCCGACCTGGACCGGGCCGACGGGCTCAACATCAACCTGTGGAGCGGGCTCGGGATGGTGGTGCTGGCCGCGGTGTTCGCCGTGTGGACGTTCGCGCGGCCGGTGGTCGTCCCCGACGACGTCGACGGTGACGTCGAGGCGGGTGACCAGGTGTAGCTCAGCGCCGGGGGTAGACCGGGTTGAACGCCTCGATCGTCCAGGCGTCGAATCGGCGGATGGCGCGTCGGATGCGCATGCGCACTCGGGTGCTCCTTTCTCGGGGTGTCCTACCGAGTACAGCGCGTTGATCTTCTGGATCGTTTCCGAAGCCGCTGGTGAGGTCGAACACAGGGTTCTCGCCACGGATGGCGCAGTCGATCGCTACCGTGCACCCCGTGCATCGACTCGTCGCCGTCCTGTGCGCGCTCCTCGTCGTCGCCGGTTGCGCCGGCACCGACCTCGCCAAGCACAAGCCGTACCCGCGCTCGACCGTGAAGGCGAACGCGGAGGCGGTGTCGGAGTCGGGCACCCAGCCGACCACGCCCGCCGACGGCCGGCCGGTCGAGGCCGCCTTCGCGCCGGACAAGCTGCGCCTGGTCGACCCGTGCAAGCTGCTGGACCGCAAGCTGCTGGAGCAGTTCGGCAAGCCCGGCCAGGTCTCCGCGACCGGCTTCAGCCGCTGCTCCAACTACATGGAGGACGCCTCCGGCAAGGACCTCGCGGTCACCATCGAGGTCGGCCAGACCATGACGACCGAGCTGAAGAACGCGGACAAGACCCTCGCCGGCCTCAAGAGCTACGAGCAGACCCTCGACAACGACGCCTGCTTCGTCTCGGCCATCACGCAGGAGAAGCCGCCGCTGGGCATGACCGTGCAGATCGGCTACAAGGACGCCGACGCGTGCACCCCGGGCCGCAAGGTGCTGGAGGCGGCGCTGAAGACGATCCGCGACCGCGGCGCGGTCCGCACCCCGGCGAGGGACTCGCTGATCACCCTCGACCCGTGCGCGCTGCCGGAGAAGGCGGTGGTGGAGGCGGCGGCGACCGCGTCGAACCGGCAGTACCCGTACGGCCTGCACAGCTGCTCGTGGGTCGCCAACGACCGGGAGCT
This DNA window, taken from Saccharothrix variisporea, encodes the following:
- a CDS encoding amino acid permease, which produces MGLVPLVALSVGATLGTGIFVVLGQAAPVAGPAVAVSFVVAALAALFSALSYAELAGAVPVSGSAYSYTYATLGELVAWVCGWCLLLEYGVSVAAVAVGWSGYLNAFLYATVGWQLPAALSGDVVNLPAAVVVLLATAVLLGGAKESALVTTVTTVLKVAVLLFFVAVAVFGFQQENLTPFAPAGVAGVTGAASLVFFSFIGFDAASTAGEEARNPQKDLPRAIVISLAIVTVVYVLVALTSVGAVGIGVLEGSDASLATVLQHVTGASWPSVVLSAGAVVAIASVVLTVLYGQTRVLVAMSRDGLVPPVFARIGPRRVPTANTLIVGVAVAVLAALVPLGQLAEATSIGTLVAFGLVNVGVIVLRRTRPDLPRGFRTPWVPVVPLLGLAMCVLLVAGLAPVTWLAFGIWSVVGLVVYFAYGRRRSQLAQGE
- a CDS encoding FHA domain-containing protein; its protein translation is MAARLVVVRPASLKGAAFVVAAERAVVGRAGGVDIRIPDRSVSSCHAALVRRGGRVVVEDLGSTNGTAVNGSTVSVARPLRHGDVVGFGGVELRFEESYDGTATGLYEPVREPRGAHFEIPEQRADVINNVGRDQYVLQQRDGFLREIAATRTRATRLIWIGAAMIVGGGAVFAAMILRTMSDLGEALDLPAEPGVMPDFQFDFMGPRVGGMPVGLIGWAVCGIGNVLLIAGIVLHVVATARKRKVDARFPVRHH
- a CDS encoding NUDIX domain-containing protein, producing METLGSREVYANPWMTVREDPIRRADGTTGIYGVVDKPDYALVIPLDGERLRLVEQYRYPLGMRRWEFPQGTAPERADTDPLALAERELREETGLRAGKLVELGLLDVAPGMSSQRGRVFLATELTEGFHEREPEEQDMRSAWFPRAEFEAMVARGDITDAQSIAAYTLLLLHEHAQP
- a CDS encoding sodium:solute symporter family protein — translated: MPVLAEADLRLDAGPLDYALLAVYFAFVLGIGFLARRSVSSSLDFLLSGRSLPAWVTGLAFISANLGAIELLGMAANGAQYGMATVHYYWIGAIPAMVFLGLVMMPFYYGSKVRSVPEFLRRRFGKGAHLVNAISFAAAQVLIAGVNLYALAFLLNLMLGWPIPLSVVIAAAIVLTYTTLGGLSAAIYNEVLQFFVIVAALLPLTIVGLHKVGGWQGLVDKVTGGPGGAEQLSAWPATELTGIQNPVLSVIGIVFGLGFVLSFGYWTTNFAEVQRALSAKSMSAARRTPIIGAYPKALIPFVIIIPGIIAAVVVPELAALKSGGDSGGIVYNNALPALIGELLPNGMLGIAITGLLASFMAGVAANVSSFNTVFTYDLWQDYIRKDRPDEYYLRIGRLATIGGTLVAIGTAFLAAGYGNIMDYIQALFSFFNAPLFATFILGMFWKRMSAAAGWSGLVAGTLAAVVVFVLAETGAVDLPGQGASFVGAGAAFVVDIVVSVAVTMATRPVPEKQLVGLVWSLTPKEDRRHSATGEDAGWYRSPVLLGVGVLVLTVVLNIVFG
- a CDS encoding GNAT family N-acetyltransferase, giving the protein MTGVEELLSADVLAFADDLADLLVDAVDGGASVGFLAPLPHGRAAAWWKSRAAAVANGVLSVWVARVDGRIAGTVQVASVTTPNGTHRAEVLKLLVHRDFRGRGLGRDLLATAEKGAAAHGASLLVLDTQTGSPAEGLYRSAGWTEAGVIPDYAADPSGVLRPTTLFYKRV
- the nucS gene encoding endonuclease NucS; translated protein: MRLVIARCQVDYVGRLTAHLPMAQRLLLIKADGSVSIHSDDRAFKPLNWMSPPCWLIEDPDMWVVQNKAGEKLIITLAEVLHDSKHELGPEPGLVKDGVEADLQKLLAEHVTTLGEGWTLVRREYPTAIGPVDLMCRDETGASVAVEIKRRGEIDGVEQLTRYLDLLNRDPLLAPVRGVFAAQQIKPQARTLAEDRGIRCVVLDYDALRGIEPDEFRLF